The following proteins are encoded in a genomic region of Actinomadura sp. NAK00032:
- a CDS encoding UvrD-helicase domain-containing protein, translating into MAQLAIANSFMPQYAKLEPKVRKGVEAAIGKFAEHRHAGLHLEKLNNAKDPRIRTIRIDQFWRGVVLAPETGDVYCLLAVKAHDEAIAWARSRRFSVNQAIGVLEVRDQVALEELSPALEQAAEGKVFRLLGHVFEKDLVRLGVDKDVLPLVRLLTEDAHLLALEKLLPEPQYMALLALAQGMSVQQAWDEVAKYLPAEEKPAAVDPDDLVTAMRRTPGQVVFVNGPEELRDILEHPFDTWRIFLHPVQRRVALRPSYSGPVQVTGGAGTGKTVTALHRAKFLAGKGGRVLLTTFTRNLSEALEKQLDLLVDDAGVRERIQVKNVDALSYSIVGRHHKPGIASADVLEPLWEEAAEGTPFSPTFLEREWEQIVLAQGLESEEEYLACTRAGRGVPLGKAQRAVVWRAIGHVVDGLAAEGKSTFHQLANEAAELVDGPEYDHVVIDEAQDIHTAQWRLLRRLVTVGPDDLFIVGDPHQRIYDSHVSLTSLGINVRGRSTKLKINYRTTQEILAWSVPLLGHAPAQGLDDSADTLDGYRSPMHGRRPVVKAYPDMDAELDGLVEQVRAWLDADVEAGAIGVAARYVWVARKAAKRLKEAGVTAYQVPSKTPGVQVGSMHKMKGLEFRCIAVIGADDKSLPSAKAVTPEGEDPKAHAQDVQKERCLLFVASTRARDHLYVSYSGSPSPFLPG; encoded by the coding sequence GTGGCCCAGCTGGCCATTGCGAATTCGTTCATGCCGCAGTACGCCAAGCTCGAGCCGAAGGTGCGCAAGGGTGTGGAGGCGGCCATCGGGAAGTTCGCGGAGCACAGGCATGCGGGGCTGCATCTGGAGAAGCTCAACAATGCCAAGGATCCGCGGATCCGGACGATCCGGATCGACCAGTTCTGGCGCGGGGTGGTGCTGGCGCCCGAGACGGGGGACGTCTACTGCCTGCTGGCCGTGAAGGCGCATGACGAGGCCATCGCGTGGGCGCGGAGCAGGAGGTTCTCGGTCAACCAGGCGATCGGCGTGCTGGAGGTGCGCGACCAGGTCGCGCTGGAGGAGTTGTCGCCGGCACTGGAGCAGGCCGCGGAGGGGAAGGTCTTCCGGCTGCTCGGGCACGTGTTCGAGAAGGACCTGGTGCGGCTCGGAGTGGACAAGGACGTGCTCCCCCTCGTCCGGTTGCTGACGGAGGACGCGCATCTGCTGGCCCTGGAGAAGCTGCTGCCGGAGCCGCAGTACATGGCACTGCTGGCGCTGGCACAGGGCATGAGCGTCCAGCAGGCGTGGGACGAGGTCGCGAAGTACCTGCCGGCCGAGGAGAAGCCCGCGGCGGTCGACCCGGACGACCTCGTGACGGCGATGCGGCGGACACCGGGGCAGGTCGTGTTCGTCAATGGGCCCGAGGAACTGCGCGACATTCTCGAGCATCCCTTCGACACGTGGCGCATTTTTCTGCATCCCGTGCAGCGCCGCGTCGCGCTCCGGCCTTCTTACAGCGGGCCGGTTCAGGTTACGGGCGGTGCCGGCACCGGGAAGACCGTGACGGCGTTGCATCGGGCGAAGTTCCTCGCGGGCAAGGGCGGGCGCGTCCTGCTGACGACGTTCACGCGGAATCTCTCGGAGGCGCTGGAGAAGCAGCTCGATCTGCTCGTCGATGACGCCGGGGTGCGCGAGCGGATCCAGGTGAAGAACGTGGATGCGCTTTCGTACTCGATCGTCGGGCGGCATCACAAGCCCGGTATCGCGAGTGCGGATGTGCTGGAGCCGCTGTGGGAGGAGGCGGCGGAGGGGACGCCGTTCTCGCCGACGTTCCTGGAGCGGGAATGGGAGCAGATCGTCCTGGCGCAGGGGCTGGAGAGCGAGGAGGAGTATCTCGCGTGCACGCGGGCGGGGCGCGGGGTGCCGCTGGGGAAGGCGCAGCGGGCGGTGGTGTGGCGGGCGATCGGGCATGTGGTGGACGGGCTGGCCGCGGAGGGCAAGTCGACGTTCCACCAGCTGGCCAACGAGGCCGCCGAGCTGGTGGACGGCCCCGAGTACGACCATGTGGTCATCGACGAGGCGCAGGACATCCATACGGCGCAGTGGCGGCTGCTGCGGCGGCTCGTCACGGTGGGGCCCGATGACCTGTTCATCGTCGGGGACCCGCACCAGCGCATCTACGACAGCCACGTGTCGCTGACCAGCCTCGGCATCAACGTCCGGGGCCGGAGCACGAAGCTGAAGATCAACTATCGGACGACGCAGGAGATCCTCGCGTGGTCGGTGCCGCTGCTCGGGCACGCGCCGGCGCAGGGGCTCGACGATTCGGCCGACACGCTGGACGGGTACCGGTCGCCGATGCACGGGCGGCGGCCCGTGGTGAAGGCGTATCCGGACATGGACGCCGAACTGGACGGGCTCGTCGAGCAGGTGCGGGCCTGGCTGGACGCCGATGTGGAGGCGGGCGCGATCGGGGTCGCGGCGCGGTACGTGTGGGTGGCGCGCAAGGCGGCCAAGAGGCTGAAGGAGGCCGGCGTCACCGCCTACCAGGTGCCCAGCAAGACGCCGGGTGTGCAGGTCGGGTCGATGCACAAGATGAAGGGGCTGGAGTTCCGGTGCATCGCCGTCATCGGGGCCGATGACAAGTCGCTGCCGTCGGCGAAGGCCGTCACGCCGGAGGGCGAGGACCCGAAGGCGCATGCGCAGGACGTCCAGAAGGAGCGGTGCCTGCTGTTCGTGGCGTCCACGCGCGCGCGGGACCACCTGTACGTGTCGTACTCGGGATCGCCTAGCCCGTTCCTGCCTGGCTGA
- a CDS encoding serine/threonine-protein kinase, protein MRRGDLLGERERYELDQAIGRGGMGEVWRAYDRFLDRRLAVKFTRVSDESLVGRFEQEARSTAWFEHPGVPTVYDFGSHEGCFYLVMQYVEGTTVDHVLDAEERLSVSWASLIAAQVCAVLNVAHRRPLVHRDLKPSNLMLCPDGSMKVLDFGAAVGLGPGDVRRTTTGLGAPYTPGYTSMEQVYGSPGPQSDLYSLGCVLYEMLTGRQVFPGVTPYEVLRRHEDEAPTPPRALNPAVPPALDALVLQLLAKQPADRPANADEVYHRLLEFVSSLEPLPGIVDTIAPQHLYATAVSRIRLTGRTQTTRPEEPTEPPEPVELPTFDEVVQARAEAGDLADAGRYTQAAELLSGLTEPARLALGDDDPEYMGLRLDLAEALFQGGDYRRAIHAYRAAAVTLSEVSGPDDPDVLKCREQEAVSQAHLGATGTALTHLRELLDDLTPGSPYDPLTLRVRERIARLELAAGRTGEARKDLTDLLADLTGLYGDDHPQAVGLQALLHDLSQAGTG, encoded by the coding sequence TTGCGGCGGGGCGATCTCCTCGGAGAACGCGAGCGGTACGAGCTCGATCAGGCGATCGGGCGCGGCGGGATGGGCGAGGTGTGGCGCGCCTACGACCGCTTCCTCGACCGGCGCCTGGCCGTCAAGTTCACCCGCGTCTCGGACGAGTCCCTCGTCGGCCGGTTCGAGCAGGAGGCCCGCAGCACGGCGTGGTTCGAGCACCCCGGCGTCCCCACCGTCTACGACTTCGGCAGCCACGAGGGCTGCTTCTACCTGGTCATGCAGTACGTCGAGGGCACGACGGTCGACCACGTCCTCGACGCCGAGGAGAGGCTCTCCGTCTCCTGGGCGTCACTCATCGCCGCCCAGGTGTGCGCGGTGCTGAACGTCGCGCACCGCCGTCCGCTCGTCCACCGCGACCTCAAACCCAGCAACCTGATGCTGTGCCCGGACGGATCGATGAAGGTCCTCGATTTCGGTGCCGCAGTGGGTCTCGGGCCGGGCGACGTACGCCGCACCACCACCGGCCTAGGCGCCCCCTACACGCCGGGCTACACGTCCATGGAGCAGGTGTACGGCAGCCCAGGCCCGCAGAGCGACCTGTACTCCCTCGGCTGCGTCCTCTACGAGATGCTCACCGGTCGCCAGGTCTTCCCGGGCGTCACCCCCTACGAGGTGCTGCGCCGCCATGAAGACGAGGCCCCGACCCCACCGAGAGCACTCAACCCGGCCGTCCCGCCCGCACTGGACGCCCTCGTCCTGCAACTCCTCGCGAAGCAACCGGCAGACCGTCCAGCCAACGCCGACGAGGTGTACCACCGTCTCCTGGAATTCGTCTCGTCCCTGGAGCCGCTGCCAGGGATCGTCGACACGATCGCCCCACAGCACCTTTACGCGACGGCCGTCAGCCGCATCCGCCTCACCGGCAGAACCCAGACCACCCGCCCCGAAGAACCCACCGAACCGCCAGAACCGGTCGAACTCCCGACCTTCGACGAAGTCGTCCAAGCGCGCGCGGAAGCAGGCGACCTGGCCGACGCGGGCCGCTACACGCAGGCGGCCGAACTCCTGTCCGGCCTGACCGAACCCGCCCGACTCGCCCTGGGCGACGACGACCCCGAGTACATGGGCCTCCGCCTGGACCTCGCCGAAGCCCTCTTCCAGGGCGGCGACTACCGCCGCGCCATCCACGCCTACCGCGCAGCCGCCGTCACCCTGTCCGAGGTCTCCGGACCTGACGACCCCGACGTCCTGAAATGCCGCGAGCAGGAGGCCGTCAGCCAGGCCCACCTCGGCGCCACCGGCACGGCCCTGACCCACCTTCGCGAACTCCTGGACGACCTCACGCCCGGCAGCCCCTACGACCCCCTCACACTGCGCGTCCGCGAACGCATAGCCCGCCTCGAACTGGCCGCGGGCCGCACCGGCGAAGCCCGCAAGGACCTCACCGATCTCCTGGCCGACCTCACGGGTCTGTACGGCGACGACCACCCGCAGGCCGTCGGCCTACAGGCCCTCCTGCACGACCTCAGCCAGGCAGGAACGGGCTAG
- a CDS encoding N-6 DNA methylase, which translates to MPNDATVTAADIARLAAVGRAAVSNWRRRHDDFPQPVGGTAVSPTFSLTEVEDWLRGQGKLSDSPVRERVWQTLRAAASEGMDLADVLTFAGAFLLQLRARPGRWAELSDAPDEEIARVLPDEIAHALPGAVRAPAGVAPASPVPLVRALAPLVDELGVAETFEFLRTRYLEHHSRRVYVTPEPVVRLMLELGGPARTVLDPSCGTGAYLKAAHALFKDVERLLGQEIDDTTARMSAIQLALRGAPAEVCPGDSLLADAFPGRTVDLVVSNPPFNDRGWGYEQLTGDPRWEYGLPPRMESELAWLQHGLAHVEPGGHVVMLLPPAVAVRRSGRRVRSELLRRGTLRAVIGLPPGAVPNMAVALAVWVLRRPAPGDTPADDVLMVDTSSDPDNFRRTALDAWRRYAKGKAPGTDSSVVVRIIDLLDDEVDLTPARYLPQRSAPAAEGSFVAARERLEEQAAELPRVVAELSSLTQARARADVPMTTIGELAKAGVAEILRPPAKVRMGEGDVPVLTLDDIALGRQPSGTAAPDPDHAEVAPGDVVVSLSARHPVARVITEEGPVLGPGLALVRADPSRTDPDFVAGWLLLGAQGARLRSSTSSARFDVRRARLPRLTLDEQAELGRAFRRLTDLEAALRDTHRLGADVLRLGLEGLGAGALRPSG; encoded by the coding sequence GTGCCGAACGACGCGACGGTGACCGCGGCGGACATCGCCCGCCTGGCCGCGGTGGGGCGCGCGGCCGTGAGCAACTGGCGCCGCCGGCATGACGACTTCCCCCAGCCCGTCGGCGGGACGGCGGTCAGCCCGACGTTCTCCCTGACCGAGGTGGAGGACTGGCTGCGCGGCCAGGGCAAACTCTCCGACTCGCCCGTCCGCGAACGCGTCTGGCAGACGCTCCGCGCGGCCGCCTCCGAGGGCATGGACCTCGCCGACGTCCTCACCTTCGCCGGCGCGTTCCTGCTCCAGCTGCGCGCGCGCCCCGGCCGCTGGGCGGAGCTGTCGGACGCCCCGGACGAGGAGATCGCGCGCGTCCTGCCCGACGAGATCGCGCACGCGCTGCCCGGCGCCGTCCGCGCGCCCGCCGGCGTCGCGCCGGCGTCGCCCGTCCCGCTCGTCCGCGCCCTCGCCCCGCTCGTCGACGAGCTCGGCGTCGCGGAGACCTTCGAGTTCCTGCGCACCCGCTACCTGGAGCACCACAGCCGCCGCGTGTACGTGACGCCGGAACCGGTCGTCCGGCTGATGCTCGAACTCGGCGGGCCCGCGCGCACCGTCCTCGACCCCTCCTGCGGGACGGGCGCCTACCTGAAGGCCGCCCACGCGCTGTTCAAGGACGTCGAGCGGCTCCTCGGCCAGGAGATCGACGACACGACCGCGCGCATGTCCGCGATCCAGCTCGCGCTGCGCGGCGCGCCCGCCGAGGTCTGCCCCGGCGACTCGCTCCTCGCCGACGCCTTCCCCGGGCGGACGGTCGACCTCGTCGTCTCCAACCCGCCCTTCAACGACCGCGGCTGGGGCTACGAGCAGCTCACGGGCGACCCGCGCTGGGAGTACGGCCTGCCGCCGCGCATGGAGTCAGAACTCGCGTGGCTCCAGCACGGCCTCGCCCATGTCGAGCCGGGCGGGCACGTCGTCATGCTCCTGCCGCCGGCTGTGGCGGTACGCCGATCGGGGCGCCGCGTCCGCTCCGAACTGCTCCGCCGCGGGACGCTCAGGGCCGTCATCGGCCTGCCCCCGGGCGCGGTGCCGAACATGGCCGTCGCGCTGGCCGTGTGGGTTCTCCGCCGTCCGGCCCCTGGCGACACACCCGCCGACGACGTCCTGATGGTCGACACATCATCGGACCCGGACAACTTCCGGCGAACCGCCCTGGACGCCTGGCGCCGCTACGCGAAGGGCAAGGCCCCCGGGACGGACTCCAGCGTCGTGGTGCGCATCATCGACCTGCTGGACGACGAGGTCGATCTCACCCCAGCCCGCTACCTCCCGCAGCGCAGCGCGCCCGCAGCCGAAGGCTCGTTCGTCGCCGCCCGCGAACGCCTGGAGGAGCAGGCCGCCGAACTACCGCGCGTGGTCGCCGAACTGTCGTCCCTAACGCAGGCTCGCGCGCGCGCCGACGTCCCCATGACCACCATCGGTGAGCTGGCCAAAGCGGGCGTGGCGGAGATACTCCGTCCCCCCGCCAAGGTGCGGATGGGCGAAGGAGACGTGCCCGTCCTGACCCTGGACGACATCGCCCTGGGGCGCCAGCCCTCGGGGACGGCCGCCCCCGACCCCGACCACGCCGAGGTGGCCCCCGGCGACGTCGTCGTCTCGCTGTCGGCACGCCATCCCGTGGCCCGCGTCATCACCGAGGAGGGCCCGGTACTCGGCCCCGGGCTCGCCCTCGTGCGCGCCGACCCGTCCCGCACCGACCCCGACTTCGTCGCCGGCTGGCTGCTGCTCGGCGCGCAGGGCGCCCGGCTGCGCAGCTCGACCTCCTCCGCCCGCTTCGACGTCCGCCGCGCCCGCCTGCCCCGCCTCACCCTGGACGAGCAGGCCGAACTCGGGCGGGCGTTCCGCAGGCTCACCGACCTGGAGGCCGCCCTCCGCGACACCCACCGCCTCGGCGCCGACGTGCTGCGCCTCGGCCTCGAAGGCCTCGGCGCCGGCGCCCTCCGCCCGTCCGGCTGA
- a CDS encoding RNase H family protein: MPVPTMPLHEFDEAQERMPASLAGRTQRLRACATRAPMCACCGVARRLLWLCFAAVRHGDEQIAAMLAGEAEHYAETGGHHPNCPYPPPRPARTVRRPAQGRVPGWSGAAGRPLVAATDASWKRGTCGLGYVADDGRWGMRGWTFGPQDPTGPSRVLVSELRAVGLLLDRVGDGPELTLLVDSLTALRFLRAWRRGDTGLLPDGYDLRPRRCGPPSLVRLAARVAGRPNLRFAHVKGHSGHPLNETADSLASIARRNATDPFDFTARAEGLVDAFLRAWHDTADTADTADTGLAA, from the coding sequence GTGCCCGTCCCGACGATGCCGCTGCACGAGTTCGACGAGGCGCAGGAGCGGATGCCGGCGAGCCTCGCCGGCCGTACCCAGCGGTTACGCGCCTGCGCGACACGGGCCCCGATGTGCGCCTGCTGCGGGGTCGCCCGCCGGCTGCTGTGGCTGTGCTTCGCCGCCGTCCGGCACGGCGACGAGCAGATCGCGGCGATGCTCGCCGGCGAGGCGGAGCACTACGCCGAGACGGGCGGGCACCACCCGAACTGCCCGTACCCGCCGCCGCGCCCGGCGCGCACCGTGCGGCGCCCGGCGCAGGGCCGGGTGCCCGGCTGGTCCGGCGCCGCCGGCCGCCCGCTCGTCGCCGCGACCGACGCGAGCTGGAAGCGCGGCACCTGCGGGCTCGGCTACGTCGCCGACGACGGCCGGTGGGGCATGCGCGGCTGGACGTTCGGCCCGCAGGACCCGACCGGCCCCAGCCGGGTACTGGTCAGCGAGCTGCGCGCCGTCGGGCTCCTGCTCGACCGCGTCGGGGACGGCCCGGAGCTGACGCTGCTCGTCGACAGCCTGACCGCGCTCCGCTTCCTGCGGGCGTGGCGGCGCGGCGACACCGGCCTGCTGCCGGACGGCTACGACCTGCGGCCGCGCCGCTGCGGACCGCCGTCCCTCGTCCGGCTGGCCGCCCGCGTCGCCGGCCGCCCGAACCTGCGGTTCGCGCACGTCAAGGGCCACTCCGGCCATCCGCTGAACGAGACCGCCGACTCGCTCGCCTCCATCGCCCGCCGCAACGCCACCGACCCCTTCGACTTCACCGCCCGCGCCGAGGGCCTCGTCGACGCCTTCCTGCGCGCCTGGCACGACACCGCCGACACCGCCGACACCGCCGACACCGGGCTCGCCGCCTGA
- a CDS encoding DUF4352 domain-containing protein: MNPNQPHGRRPAPPVPPVPPVPPAMPPFAVPPPRKRGNGCLIAVIGTAAGLFMMVSCVAVVASSSEPSTPAGTRPEAAGGTATADEKPEKKQQAAKKPTREKKVTNGIGRQYRDGKFGFTVTKVKKGVRKVGDQWFGDTAQGQFVIVSVTVKNIGDRSRTFTHHNQTLVDTKGREFEADPEASLWTDKDNKSFLQQINPGNSVKGRLIFDVPRGTRLKAIELHDSMWSGGVTVPLGDR, translated from the coding sequence GTGAACCCCAACCAGCCCCACGGCCGGCGCCCGGCCCCGCCCGTTCCGCCGGTCCCGCCGGTCCCGCCGGCCATGCCGCCCTTCGCCGTCCCGCCGCCGCGCAAGCGCGGCAACGGATGCCTCATCGCGGTCATCGGCACCGCGGCGGGGCTGTTCATGATGGTGTCCTGCGTGGCGGTGGTGGCCAGTTCGTCCGAGCCGTCCACCCCGGCGGGGACGCGGCCGGAGGCCGCCGGAGGAACGGCGACGGCCGACGAGAAGCCGGAGAAGAAGCAGCAGGCGGCGAAGAAGCCGACCCGGGAGAAGAAGGTGACGAACGGGATCGGCCGCCAGTACCGGGACGGGAAGTTCGGCTTCACGGTCACCAAGGTGAAGAAGGGCGTACGGAAGGTCGGCGACCAGTGGTTCGGCGACACCGCCCAGGGCCAGTTCGTCATCGTCTCCGTGACCGTCAAGAACATCGGCGACAGGTCGCGGACGTTCACCCACCACAACCAGACGCTCGTCGACACCAAGGGCCGCGAGTTCGAGGCCGACCCCGAGGCGTCGCTGTGGACCGACAAGGACAACAAGTCCTTCCTCCAGCAGATCAACCCGGGCAACTCCGTCAAGGGCCGGCTCATCTTCGACGTCCCGCGCGGCACCAGGCTCAAGGCCATCGAACTGCACGACTCGATGTGGTCCGGCGGCGTCACCGTCCCCCTCGGCGACCGCTGA
- a CDS encoding TetR/AcrR family transcriptional regulator, translating to MTNLADRPTSPRGDRRRQQLVRAGIALLGREGWPGVSTRAVAEQAGTNPGLIHYHFGGLAGLHAEVFRQATDLVLGPMLAELLSAPDERAALETMRSMLARTPADEQSTRLAAELIVGAMRDPALGAVLRDELRRARAQIAGRLRELHPGWPRSRPAGVAALIAASIDGLMLHYMIDGELPVGDALTAVEELLEGEA from the coding sequence ATGACCAACTTGGCCGATCGACCAACTTCGCCGCGCGGGGACCGCCGCCGGCAGCAGCTGGTGCGGGCGGGGATCGCCCTGCTGGGCCGGGAGGGGTGGCCCGGAGTCTCCACGCGCGCCGTGGCCGAGCAGGCGGGCACCAACCCCGGCCTGATCCACTACCACTTCGGCGGGCTGGCGGGGTTGCACGCGGAGGTCTTCCGGCAGGCCACGGACCTCGTCCTCGGGCCCATGCTCGCCGAACTCCTGTCGGCGCCGGACGAGCGGGCGGCGCTGGAGACCATGCGGAGCATGCTGGCCCGGACCCCGGCCGACGAGCAGTCGACCAGGCTGGCCGCCGAATTGATCGTGGGCGCGATGCGCGATCCCGCCCTGGGCGCGGTGCTGCGCGACGAGCTCCGCCGAGCCCGCGCGCAGATCGCGGGCCGCCTCCGGGAGTTGCATCCCGGGTGGCCGCGATCCCGGCCGGCCGGGGTGGCCGCGCTGATCGCCGCGTCGATCGACGGGCTGATGCTGCACTACATGATCGACGGCGAGCTCCCGGTCGGCGACGCCCTGACCGCGGTGGAGGAACTGCTGGAGGGGGAGGCATGA
- a CDS encoding FAD-dependent monooxygenase, translating to MRVLINGGGVAGLTLAFWLRRHGIEPVVVERAAHGRLGGYGIDFFGTGYDVAARMGIVDRLAPHRLPVDSVDFVDAAGRPGARLTAPLLDKVIQGPHLALMHTTLEGALLDAVEGDVEIRFGETVTAVRDTGSAVEAEFAGGTTERFDLLVGADGIHSRTRELAFGPEPEFARYLGCRLACFPVADRYDWGRARVHYTEPGRQVVVYPTGRTGELIALFLFRSSHTGNVPRAERPGLLRSTFGGMGWLTPSLLAEAPADEPIFMDTMTQIVMPAWHRGRVALVGDACGCMTMVSAQGVSMAMAGAYVLAEELARHGDHVGAFTRYQERVRAEVAHRQRNAQMFIRTLVPGTRPGLVAQSLIQRLIMREAFAPLLRRQFGASSFLPPQNPEPRQGVIHGDR from the coding sequence ATGAGGGTCCTCATCAACGGAGGCGGAGTCGCCGGGCTCACGCTGGCGTTCTGGCTGCGGCGCCACGGGATCGAGCCGGTGGTCGTGGAACGTGCCGCGCACGGCCGCCTGGGCGGGTACGGCATCGACTTCTTCGGCACCGGGTACGACGTCGCGGCCCGCATGGGCATCGTCGACCGGCTGGCGCCGCACCGGCTGCCGGTCGACTCCGTCGACTTCGTCGACGCCGCCGGCCGCCCCGGTGCCCGGCTGACGGCACCGCTCCTGGACAAGGTCATCCAGGGGCCGCATCTCGCGCTGATGCACACCACCCTCGAAGGCGCGCTGCTGGACGCCGTCGAAGGCGACGTGGAGATCCGCTTCGGGGAGACCGTCACCGCCGTGCGCGACACCGGCTCGGCGGTCGAGGCGGAGTTCGCGGGCGGCACCACCGAGCGCTTCGACCTGCTGGTGGGCGCGGACGGGATCCACTCCCGGACGCGGGAGCTGGCCTTCGGGCCGGAGCCGGAGTTCGCCCGGTACCTCGGCTGCCGACTGGCGTGCTTCCCGGTCGCCGACCGGTACGACTGGGGGCGGGCGAGGGTCCACTACACCGAGCCCGGCCGGCAGGTGGTGGTCTACCCCACCGGCCGCACGGGCGAGTTGATCGCCCTGTTCCTGTTCAGGTCGTCGCACACCGGCAACGTGCCGCGCGCCGAACGCCCCGGCCTGCTCCGCTCGACGTTCGGCGGCATGGGCTGGCTCACGCCCTCGCTCCTGGCCGAGGCGCCCGCCGACGAGCCGATCTTCATGGACACGATGACCCAGATCGTGATGCCCGCCTGGCATCGCGGCCGGGTGGCGCTGGTCGGCGACGCGTGCGGCTGCATGACCATGGTCTCGGCGCAGGGCGTGTCCATGGCGATGGCGGGCGCCTACGTCCTCGCCGAGGAGCTGGCGCGCCACGGCGACCACGTCGGCGCGTTCACCCGCTACCAGGAGCGGGTGCGCGCGGAGGTGGCCCACCGCCAGCGCAACGCGCAGATGTTCATCCGGACCCTGGTGCCCGGCACCAGGCCCGGCCTGGTCGCGCAGAGCCTCATACAGCGCCTGATCATGCGCGAGGCCTTCGCGCCGTTGCTGCGCCGCCAGTTCGGCGCGAGCAGCTTCCTGCCCCCGCAGAACCCCGAACCCCGCCAAGGAGTGATTCATGGAGATCGTTGA
- a CDS encoding nitroreductase family deazaflavin-dependent oxidoreductase has translation MEIVERPAPPTGLRRRLWRLPIRLYRMGLGPLLGRRIMLLTHTGRVSGLPRQVVIEVVQKEEDGYVAASGFGPRADWYRNVMATPEVTIQVAGTRTQATAAPIATDEGAEIMARYAVRHPSAARRLCKLMGFAVDGSTEDYREVGRHIPFVRFTKRPAAAA, from the coding sequence ATGGAGATCGTTGAGAGGCCCGCTCCACCGACCGGCCTGCGCCGCCGGCTGTGGCGGTTGCCGATCAGGTTGTACCGGATGGGGCTGGGGCCGCTGCTGGGCCGCCGCATCATGCTGCTCACGCACACCGGCCGCGTCTCCGGCCTGCCGCGGCAGGTCGTCATCGAGGTCGTCCAGAAGGAGGAGGACGGCTATGTGGCGGCCTCCGGATTCGGCCCCCGGGCGGACTGGTACCGCAACGTCATGGCCACCCCCGAGGTCACCATCCAGGTCGCCGGGACGAGGACCCAGGCGACGGCCGCCCCGATCGCGACCGACGAGGGCGCCGAGATCATGGCCCGGTACGCCGTCCGCCACCCGTCCGCCGCACGGCGGCTGTGCAAGCTCATGGGCTTCGCCGTCGACGGCAGCACCGAGGACTACCGCGAGGTCGGACGGCACATCCCCTTCGTGCGGTTCACGAAGCGCCCGGCCGCTGCGGCCTGA